A genomic window from Glycine max cultivar Williams 82 chromosome 17, Glycine_max_v4.0, whole genome shotgun sequence includes:
- the LOC100816729 gene encoding hydroxyproline O-galactosyltransferase GALT3 isoform X2 — MSQPSMKRLHFVQGLLKMKKWYGGLLIMALGMMLLFLYNVKGIQPQKQSAKQSAYNFFHNHTPGDSINGSSNLPVNSSEVELKRVTTPAKRPHLVHVAGLDDLYDMKNLSKEETNSVLIWDSLRSLLSRSDALAETAQGVKEASVAWKELLSIVEKDKASKINKMDGPENQNCPFSVTSPGKAVPDSGITLDLPCGLVVDSSITLIGIPNNRSFQIDLAGLEQEGEPNPPIILHYNVSLPGENMTEEPYIVQNTWTSDLGWGKEERCPARGSANIQEVDGLVLCNIQAVRSNNKGNANVDQPASDIPSNISSESVHRTANFPFAEGNPFTSTLWVGSEGFHMTVNGRHETSFAYREVLWMQKLEPWLVSSIKVAGSLSLLSILAKGLPVTEDNDIVVDIENLKAPSIARKRLALLIGVFSTGNNFERRMALRRSWMQYEAVHSGEVAVRFFIGLHKNNRVNFELWTEAQAYGDIQLMPFVDYYSLISLKTIAICIMGTKIIPSKYIMKTDDDAFVRIDEVLSSLKGKPSEGLLYGLISSKSSPQRDEGSKWYISEEEWPHDTYPPWAHGPGYVISRDIAKFIVHAHQERKLKLFKLEDVAMGIWIEQFKNDGKEVHYENDERFYNAGCESNYVIAHYQSPRMVLCLWEKLQKEHQPVCCE, encoded by the exons ATGTCGCAGCCCTCGATG AAACGGCTACATTTTGTTCAAGGTTtactgaaaatgaagaaatggtATGGAGGCTTGTTGATAATGGCTTTGGGTATGATGTTGTTGTTCCTCTACAATGTCAAAGGAATTCAGCCGCAGAAGCAATCCGCAAAACAGTCGGCATATAATTTCTTCCATAATCATACACCTGGTGATTCTATTAATGGAAGCAGCAATCTTCCAGTAAACTCTTCCGAGGTGGAACTAAAAAGGGTAACAACACCAGCAAAAAGGCCACATTTGGTACATGTTGCAGGGCTAGATGATCTGTATGACATGAAAAATCTATCGAAAGAAGAGACGAATTCTGTGCTAATTTGGGATTCCTTACGTTCCTTGCTGTCAAGGTCAGATGCTTTGGCTGAAACAGCTCAAGGAGTTAAAGAGGCTTCTGTAGCATGGAAAGAATTGCTGTCCATTGTTGAAAAGGACAAAGCTTCTAAGATTAATAAGATGGATGGCCCAGAAAATCAAAACTGCCCATTCTCGGTGACCTCGCCTGGTAAGGCTGTACCAGATAGTGGAATCACTCTTGATCTCCCTTGTGGTCTGGTTGTAGATTCTTCTATTACACTGATTGGAATCCCTAACAacagaagcttccagattgacCTTGCTGGGCTAGAGCAAGAAGGGGAGCCAAATCCTCCAATTATCTTGCATTATAATGTGAGTCTTCCTGGAGAAAACATGACAGAGGAACCATATATTGTTCAAAATACATGGACTAGTGATTTAGGGTGGGGAAAAGAGGAAAGGTGTCCTGCTCGTGGTTCTGCCAACATTCAAGAAG TTGATGGACTTGTTCTCTGCAACATACAAGCTGTCAGAAGTAACAACAAAGGGAATGCAAATGTTGACCAACCTGCTAGTGATATACCTTCTAATATTTCCTCAGAAAGTGTACATAGAACCGCTAATTTTCCCTTTGCTGAGGGTAATCCTTTCACTTCCACATTGTGGGTTGGTTCAGAGGGATTTCATATGACTGTGAATGGAAGGCATGAAACGTCTTTTGCATATAGGGAG GTTTTGTGGATGCAGAAACTTGAACCATGGTTAGTCAGCAGTATTAAAGTAGCAGGCAGTTTAAGTCTCTTATCAATCCTGGCTAAGGGTTTGCCTGTTACTGAAGATAATGATATAGTTGTTGATATTGAGAATCTGAAGGCTCCTTCTATCGCCAGAAAAAGGCTTGCTTTGTTGATTGGAGTATTTTCTACCGGAAACAATTTTGAACGTCGCATGGCCCTGAGGAGGTCTTGGATGCAATATGAGGCCGTACATTCTGGAGAAGTTGCTGTCCGATTTTTCATTGGGCTT CACAAGAACAATAGGGTTAATTTTGAGTTATGGACTGAAGCTCAAGCATATGGAGATATTCAGTTAATGCCTTTTGTagattattatagtttgatttCTTTGAAGACAATTGCAATTTGCATTATGGGG ACAAAAATCATCCCTTCTAAATACATCATGAAAACAGATGATGATGCCTTTGTTAGGATTGATGAAGTGCTTTCCAGCCTTAAAGGAAAGCCATCGGAAGGCCTCTTGTACGGTCTCATATCTTCTAAATCATCTCCTCAGAGGGACGAAGGCAGCAAGTGGTACATCAGTGAGGAG GAATGGCCCCATGATACATACCCACCATGGGCACATGGTCCTGGCTATGTTATCTCACGAGACATAGCAAAATTTATTGTCCATGCCCACCAAGAAAGAAAACTCAAG cTCTTTAAATTAGAAGATGTTGCCATGGGCATATGGATTGAACAGTTCAAGAATGATGGTAAAGAAGTACATTATGAAAATGATGAGAGGTTTTACAACGCTGGATGTGAATCAAATTATGTAATTGCCCATTATCAAAGTCCGAGGATGGTGCTATGCCTTTGGGAGAAATTACAGAAAGAACACCAGCCAGTGTGCTGTGAGTAA
- the LOC100816729 gene encoding hydroxyproline O-galactosyltransferase GALT3 isoform X7, translating into MKKWYGGLLIMALGMMLLFLYNVKGIQPQKQSAKQSAYNFFHNHTPGDSINGSSNLPVNSSEVELKRVTTPAKRPHLVHVAGLDDLYDMKNLSKEETNSVLIWDSLRSLLSRSDALAETAQGVKEASVAWKELLSIVEKDKASKINKMDGPENQNCPFSVTSPGKAVPDSGITLDLPCGLVVDSSITLIGIPNNRSFQIDLAGLEQEGEPNPPIILHYNVSLPGENMTEEPYIVQNTWTSDLGWGKEERCPARGSANIQEVDGLVLCNIQAVRSNNKGNANVDQPASDIPSNISSESVHRTANFPFAEGNPFTSTLWVGSEGFHMTVNGRHETSFAYREVLWMQKLEPWLVSSIKVAGSLSLLSILAKGLPVTEDNDIVVDIENLKAPSIARKRLALLIGVFSTGNNFERRMALRRSWMQYEAVHSGEVAVRFFIGLHKNNRVNFELWTEAQAYGDIQLMPFVDYYSLISLKTIAICIMGTKIIPSKYIMKTDDDAFVRIDEVLSSLKGKPSEGLLYGLISSKSSPQRDEGSKWYISEEEWPHDTYPPWAHGPGYVISRDIAKFIVHAHQERKLKLFKLEDVAMGIWIEQFKNDGKEVHYENDERFYNAGCESNYVIAHYQSPRMVLCLWEKLQKEHQPVCCE; encoded by the exons atgaagaaatggtATGGAGGCTTGTTGATAATGGCTTTGGGTATGATGTTGTTGTTCCTCTACAATGTCAAAGGAATTCAGCCGCAGAAGCAATCCGCAAAACAGTCGGCATATAATTTCTTCCATAATCATACACCTGGTGATTCTATTAATGGAAGCAGCAATCTTCCAGTAAACTCTTCCGAGGTGGAACTAAAAAGGGTAACAACACCAGCAAAAAGGCCACATTTGGTACATGTTGCAGGGCTAGATGATCTGTATGACATGAAAAATCTATCGAAAGAAGAGACGAATTCTGTGCTAATTTGGGATTCCTTACGTTCCTTGCTGTCAAGGTCAGATGCTTTGGCTGAAACAGCTCAAGGAGTTAAAGAGGCTTCTGTAGCATGGAAAGAATTGCTGTCCATTGTTGAAAAGGACAAAGCTTCTAAGATTAATAAGATGGATGGCCCAGAAAATCAAAACTGCCCATTCTCGGTGACCTCGCCTGGTAAGGCTGTACCAGATAGTGGAATCACTCTTGATCTCCCTTGTGGTCTGGTTGTAGATTCTTCTATTACACTGATTGGAATCCCTAACAacagaagcttccagattgacCTTGCTGGGCTAGAGCAAGAAGGGGAGCCAAATCCTCCAATTATCTTGCATTATAATGTGAGTCTTCCTGGAGAAAACATGACAGAGGAACCATATATTGTTCAAAATACATGGACTAGTGATTTAGGGTGGGGAAAAGAGGAAAGGTGTCCTGCTCGTGGTTCTGCCAACATTCAAGAAG TTGATGGACTTGTTCTCTGCAACATACAAGCTGTCAGAAGTAACAACAAAGGGAATGCAAATGTTGACCAACCTGCTAGTGATATACCTTCTAATATTTCCTCAGAAAGTGTACATAGAACCGCTAATTTTCCCTTTGCTGAGGGTAATCCTTTCACTTCCACATTGTGGGTTGGTTCAGAGGGATTTCATATGACTGTGAATGGAAGGCATGAAACGTCTTTTGCATATAGGGAG GTTTTGTGGATGCAGAAACTTGAACCATGGTTAGTCAGCAGTATTAAAGTAGCAGGCAGTTTAAGTCTCTTATCAATCCTGGCTAAGGGTTTGCCTGTTACTGAAGATAATGATATAGTTGTTGATATTGAGAATCTGAAGGCTCCTTCTATCGCCAGAAAAAGGCTTGCTTTGTTGATTGGAGTATTTTCTACCGGAAACAATTTTGAACGTCGCATGGCCCTGAGGAGGTCTTGGATGCAATATGAGGCCGTACATTCTGGAGAAGTTGCTGTCCGATTTTTCATTGGGCTT CACAAGAACAATAGGGTTAATTTTGAGTTATGGACTGAAGCTCAAGCATATGGAGATATTCAGTTAATGCCTTTTGTagattattatagtttgatttCTTTGAAGACAATTGCAATTTGCATTATGGGG ACAAAAATCATCCCTTCTAAATACATCATGAAAACAGATGATGATGCCTTTGTTAGGATTGATGAAGTGCTTTCCAGCCTTAAAGGAAAGCCATCGGAAGGCCTCTTGTACGGTCTCATATCTTCTAAATCATCTCCTCAGAGGGACGAAGGCAGCAAGTGGTACATCAGTGAGGAG GAATGGCCCCATGATACATACCCACCATGGGCACATGGTCCTGGCTATGTTATCTCACGAGACATAGCAAAATTTATTGTCCATGCCCACCAAGAAAGAAAACTCAAG cTCTTTAAATTAGAAGATGTTGCCATGGGCATATGGATTGAACAGTTCAAGAATGATGGTAAAGAAGTACATTATGAAAATGATGAGAGGTTTTACAACGCTGGATGTGAATCAAATTATGTAATTGCCCATTATCAAAGTCCGAGGATGGTGCTATGCCTTTGGGAGAAATTACAGAAAGAACACCAGCCAGTGTGCTGTGAGTAA